The proteins below come from a single Miscanthus floridulus cultivar M001 chromosome 1, ASM1932011v1, whole genome shotgun sequence genomic window:
- the LOC136485731 gene encoding uncharacterized protein codes for MAHQEIEHTQIPARGINLHVAQVGKGELGTVVFLHGFPEIWYSWRHQMLAVAAAGYRAIAPDCRGYGLSDQPPENEEDSWSWDDLVADALSILDALSIPKAFLVGKDLGAMPAYEFALQHPDRTCGVVCLGIPFSPVPFSFDTMPEGFYVLRWGEPGRAEADFGRYDVRRVVRTVYVLFSGAEIPIAKEGQEIMDLADLSTPLPEWFTEEDLDVYAKLYEKSGFRYPLQMPYRSIHKMPNRLDAKFQAPVLMVMGEKDYCFKFPGFETALRSGVMDNFMPDLKITYIPEGSHFVQEQLPEQVNELLLDFLKAKGHPVAS; via the exons ATGGCGCACCAGGAGATCGAGCACACCCAGATCCCCGCCCGCGGGATCAACCTCCACGTCGCTCAGGTCGGCAAAG GTGAACTGGGGACGGTGGTGTTCCTGCACGGCTTCCCGGAGATATGGTACTCGTGGCGCCACCAGATGCTGGCCGTGGCCGCGGCGGGGTACCGCGCCATCGCGCCGGACTGCCGCGGGTACGGGCTGTCCGACCAGCCGCCGGAGAACGAGGAGGACTCCTGGTCCTGGGACGACCTCGTCGCGGACGCGCTCTCCATCCTCGACGCGCTCTCCATCCCAAAG GCGTTCTTGGTGGGCAAGGACTTAGGCGCCATGCCGGCGTACGAGTTCGCGCTGCAGCACCCGGACCGCACCTGCGGCGTGGTGTGCCTCGGCATCCCCTTCAGCCCCGTTCCCTTCTCCTTCGACACCATGCCCGAGGGCTTCTACGTCCTGCGCTGGGGT GAGCCTGGCAGGGCGGAGGCCGACTTCGGGCGGTACGACGTGAGGCGCGTGGTGCGCACCGTCTACGTGCTCTTCTCCGGCGCCGAGATCCCGATTGCCAAGGAAGGGCAGGAGATCATGGACCTGGCCGACCTGTCCACTCCCCTCCCGGAGTGGTTCACCGAGGAGGACCTGGACGTCTACGCCAAGCTCTACGAGAAGTCCGGCTTCCGCTACCCGCTCCAGATGCCATACAG GTCTATACACAAGATGCCGAACCGACTGGACGCCAAGTTCCAGGCCCCGGTGCTCATGGTGATGGGGGAGAAAGACTACTGCTTCAAGTTCCCGGGGTTCGAGACCGCCCTGCGCAGCGGCGTCATGGACAACTTCATGCCGGACCTCAAGATCACCTACATCCCGGAGGGGAGCCACTTCGTGCAGGAGCAGCTCCCGGAGCAGGTCAACGAGCTCCTCCTCGACTTCCTCAAGGCCAAGGGCCACCCCGTCGCATCGTGA